The window GCAGACTTTTATCAAATTTTGCACTGTCATAATTCGCAGTATAATAATCTGAAAAATCTTTTTTCCCGCCGGAAAGCATATAATTTTCAGAATATAGTTTCATTTGCTGCAACGGGAAAACTCCTGCTCTTGCTGTTTCTAAAACCGAAGGATTAAGGTCTGTTCCGTAGATTAAAGATTTATGATACAAATTGGCTTCTTTCAATAAAATCGCCATAGAATAAGCTTCTTCTCCTGTAGAACAACCTGCAACCCAAATTCTGATTAGAGGATAAGTTCCCAACTGCGGTAAAATTTTTTCTCTTAAACCTTTAAAAAAATGAGGATCCCGAAACATTTCGGTCACATTCACCGTTACTTCTTCTACAAAACGTTTCAAATATTTAGGCTCATTGATGAGGGTATAACGCAATTCCGCAAAACTCGTAAATCTTTCGATCAAGCAAATACGGTTTACCCTCCGTTTAAAAGAAGCTCTGCTGTAGCCGGAAAAATCGTATCCGTACAGTTCGTAGACATCTTTTATAAGAAATTCTATCTCTTCATCTTTTATAATACTTGGTTCGAGCATTTTTTAAGAAAGTTTTTCGAGGGCAGTTAACAATACATCGACATTAATTGGTTTTGAAACATAATCCTGAGCTCCTGCATCCAGACATTTCTGACGATCTTCCGGCATTGCCTGTGCAGTGACTGCAATAACATAAACCTGACTGATTTCCGGTGTATTTCTGATAATTTTTATGGCTTCATAGCCATCCATTTCCGGCATCATCATATCCATCAAAACAACAGAAATATTCTGATCTTTTTTAAGCATATCAATCGCTTCCAAAGCCATTGTAGAACTTTCGATCTGATATCCTCTTGCTTTCAGAGTCAACTTGAGGGCAAATATATTACGTGGATCATCGTCCACTATTAAGATTTTCTTATTCATCAGAATTGTATCTGTTTAAATTTCATATAGCCAAACTCTAAGCAGAGATAACAGCTGATCAATATCTACAGGTTTTGAAATATAATCTGAAGCTCCTGCGTCAATGCATTTCTGGCGGTCTCCAATCATTGCTTTTGCGGTAATGGCAATAATAGGAAGTTTGGCAAATTTCGGCATTTTTCTAATTTCCTGAATGGTTTCGTAGCCATCCATTTCGGGCATCATCATATCCATTAAAATCACATCAATATCAGGATTTTGTTTGATCTGTTCCAAGGCGTGCTTTCCATCCATTGCAACAATTGCTTCCACTTTATATTTTTCTAAAGATTTGGTTAAAGAGAAAATATTTCGGGCATCATCATCGGTGATCAGAATCTTTTTACCACTCAAAACTTCTGTTAATGAACCTAAAGTTTTGGTTCTTACATTTTCCAGAGAATTGTTTTTTTCTTCAACCAAATGTAAAAATAAACCTACTTCATCTAAAATCCTTTGGTAAGAATGTGCTGTTTTTACAACGATAGAATCTGCATACTGTTTAATTTTAAGTTCTTCAGACTGAGATAAATTTCTTTCTGTAAAAATAATGATTGGCAAATTTTCGAGACCTTCATAACTCTTGATAGATTCGATTACCTGATATTCATTTCCACGCGAATCGCCTATGTCTAAGATCACACAATCAGTTTGATTTGAAGTTAATGCTTTCACCACATCTTCAACGTTATTCTCAATAGACAAAGAAATATTAAAGTTGCTTAAGAAATAAGATAATGCGCTTGCATGTTTTGCATTTTCTTCCACGATCAGCACTTTTTGAGGTGATTTTCTGATGGCTTCTTCAATTTTTTTGAAAACATCTGCCATCTGATCTAAAGCCATAGGTTTATTAATGAAATCAATCGCACCTTTCATCAGACTTTCTTTTTTCACATGCAGCACAGACATCATGTGTACCGGAATATGCTTGGTTTCAGGAGTTGATTTTAATTCATCCATCACCTTCCAACCATCTTTTACAGGAAGCTGTACATCGAGTAAAATCGCTTGCGGACGATATTGTTGAGCCGCAGACAAAGCGTGATCGCCTCTTACTACAACTACTCCTTTATAATCCTGCATTCTTGCGTATTTCAGTAAAGCTTTTGCAAAATTAATATCGTCTTCAATAATCAGTATTACTTTATCACCTTCATTAATCAGATTTCTGTCGTCATCAACATTTTCAGGGATTTCAAGAACTATTTTCTCATAATATTCCGTTTCACCATCATCCAGAATATTCTGAATTTCTTCTACATCTTCTCGAATAATGTCTACCAATTGCTGATCGGTTTCATGTTGTGTGATTTCAGAAACCGGTTTAATCGGAATCGTTAAACTAAACTCACTTCCTTCATTCACCTTACTTGTTACGCTTAATTCGCCACCTAATAATCTTGCAATTTCACGGCTTATAGATAACCCTAAACCTGTTCCTCCAAATTGTCTTCGGGTAGAACCATCTGCCTGTTGAAAGGCTTCAAAAATAATTCTCTGCTTATCTTCCGGAATTCCGATTCCTGTATCTTTTACTGAGAAAATAATAAAATCTTTGTTTTTAGGGTCTTTTTTTATGTTTAAATCGATACTTCCCTCTTTTGTAAATTTCAATGAGTTGGAAAGAAGATTTCTTAAAACCTGATCTATACGTAGACGGTCTGTTTCAATCACTTTTTCAACTTCTTTATCGATATTGATATTGAATTGAAGCTTTTTGTCTAAAAATACGGGATTAAAGAGGTTTTTCAGATCTTTTACAACTTCAGAAATTTCAACATCATGATATTCTAAAGTCATTTTTCCAGATTCTATCTTCGCTAGATCTAAAATTTCGTCAATTAATGTCAATAAACTGCTTCCAGAACTTTGAATCACTTTTGCAGACTCTATCTGATCTTCATTCAGATTTTCTTCAGGATTTTCTGCCATTAATCGGGAAAGAAGAAGAATTGAGTTCAAAGGAGTACGCAATTCATGAGACATATTTGCCAAGAATTCAGACTTATATTTAGTACTTAATGCCAGTTCTTCAACCTTTTTCTGGATCTCATTATTTCTTTCGGCAATCAGATGATTTTTATCTTCCAGTAATCTAGAACGTTCTTCTAGTTCAGCATTTGCCTGCATCAATTCTTCCTGCTGCACTCTCAGTTCTTCTTCCGAAGCCTGTAGCTTTTGGGTTTGAGCTTCAAGTTCTGTATTAAGATTTTCCAATTCAGAATGCTGCACTTGTAATTCTTCAGACTGAGCCTGGGTTTCTTCCAATAACTGCTGTTCTTTTTCTCGTCCTTTTGCTGCATTAAGCGCAATTCCTATATTTCTTGTTCCTTCTACAAAAAAATCTATTCTATCCTGATTAAAATTAGTAATAGATGCCAATTCTAAAACACCAATACAATGACCATCGGAAAATACCGGTATTAATAAAAGTCCGCTTATTTTTAATTTACTGCTCGCAAAACTTACTACAAAATCATCTTCTTGAAGATCATTATAAACTTTAGTTTTTTCGTTAACGAAAGCTTGACCAATCATTCCTTCGCCAGGCTCAAAACTTTTTTTCATGTTTCCTTCTAAGCCGAAAGCTGTATTGAGTCTTAAAATACCTTCATCAAAAACATATAAAGATCCATTGATACATTTTCCATAATCAATGATTTGATTCAGAGATTTATCTGACACTTCTTTAACCGATTTGTTTCCCACCAAAGATTCATTTAATAAAGCCAGACCTTTTTGTCTCCAGTCACTTTTATTAATGGTCTCAAAAGCGAGTTTTAAAGAATCTGTCATGTGATTAAGAGATCCTACCAAATCTCCCAAATCATCTTGAGAATTATCTACTGCTTTTTGGCTGT is drawn from Chryseobacterium muglaense and contains these coding sequences:
- a CDS encoding CheR family methyltransferase — its product is MLEPSIIKDEEIEFLIKDVYELYGYDFSGYSRASFKRRVNRICLIERFTSFAELRYTLINEPKYLKRFVEEVTVNVTEMFRDPHFFKGLREKILPQLGTYPLIRIWVAGCSTGEEAYSMAILLKEANLYHKSLIYGTDLNPSVLETARAGVFPLQQMKLYSENYMLSGGKKDFSDYYTANYDSAKFDKSLQEKLILSTHNLVSDSSFNSFQLIICRNVLIYFDRSLQERVFRLFDNSLENLGFLALGAKETIRFSKLDKNFHQIDDQRIWKKIDHH
- a CDS encoding response regulator; amino-acid sequence: MNKKILIVDDDPRNIFALKLTLKARGYQIESSTMALEAIDMLKKDQNISVVLMDMMMPEMDGYEAIKIIRNTPEISQVYVIAVTAQAMPEDRQKCLDAGAQDYVSKPINVDVLLTALEKLS
- a CDS encoding response regulator; translated protein: MPKKILRNLQFGVGFSLLILIASSIASYLSIQNQMNHRESVGKSRRTATAVKDVLVALLDAETGSRGYQLTGRESFLEPYNRSLNEYSKAIELAKNLDVADVSQQKRLDILEQNVEKSINNLKLYVENRRKGIVMTQDQILESKIYMDKCRKIVNDFVKYEESQLEIKNKDLNRSSNTTVLFIIFSALSAIVVTVFFYLKLRSDLVRREKLEKDLRDKDAQISRRVTAIQQIANRVANGDYSQKAVDNSQDDLGDLVGSLNHMTDSLKLAFETINKSDWRQKGLALLNESLVGNKSVKEVSDKSLNQIIDYGKCINGSLYVFDEGILRLNTAFGLEGNMKKSFEPGEGMIGQAFVNEKTKVYNDLQEDDFVVSFASSKLKISGLLLIPVFSDGHCIGVLELASITNFNQDRIDFFVEGTRNIGIALNAAKGREKEQQLLEETQAQSEELQVQHSELENLNTELEAQTQKLQASEEELRVQQEELMQANAELEERSRLLEDKNHLIAERNNEIQKKVEELALSTKYKSEFLANMSHELRTPLNSILLLSRLMAENPEENLNEDQIESAKVIQSSGSSLLTLIDEILDLAKIESGKMTLEYHDVEISEVVKDLKNLFNPVFLDKKLQFNINIDKEVEKVIETDRLRIDQVLRNLLSNSLKFTKEGSIDLNIKKDPKNKDFIIFSVKDTGIGIPEDKQRIIFEAFQQADGSTRRQFGGTGLGLSISREIARLLGGELSVTSKVNEGSEFSLTIPIKPVSEITQHETDQQLVDIIREDVEEIQNILDDGETEYYEKIVLEIPENVDDDRNLINEGDKVILIIEDDINFAKALLKYARMQDYKGVVVVRGDHALSAAQQYRPQAILLDVQLPVKDGWKVMDELKSTPETKHIPVHMMSVLHVKKESLMKGAIDFINKPMALDQMADVFKKIEEAIRKSPQKVLIVEENAKHASALSYFLSNFNISLSIENNVEDVVKALTSNQTDCVILDIGDSRGNEYQVIESIKSYEGLENLPIIIFTERNLSQSEELKIKQYADSIVVKTAHSYQRILDEVGLFLHLVEEKNNSLENVRTKTLGSLTEVLSGKKILITDDDARNIFSLTKSLEKYKVEAIVAMDGKHALEQIKQNPDIDVILMDMMMPEMDGYETIQEIRKMPKFAKLPIIAITAKAMIGDRQKCIDAGASDYISKPVDIDQLLSLLRVWLYEI